A part of Microcoleus sp. AS-A8 genomic DNA contains:
- a CDS encoding DUF4351 domain-containing protein, giving the protein MIDHDRLFKELLSTFFVEFLELFFPDVSEYVERDSLVPMDKELFTDVTSGERYEADLVMRAQFRGQSSQFLVHVEHQSSSQSDFNRRMFRYFARLHETHALPVYPIVIFSQDSPRRPEPDSYRVEFSDFLVLEFHYRVIQLNRLQWQDFVNLPNPVASALMAKMQMEPQERPVVKVECLRLLASLGLNPAQIQLISGFIDTYLKLSQTEQVRFQAELDRIEPARQEEVMQIVTSWMEEGLQRGRQEGLEEGRRQEALSLVLRQLARRVGEMEPELQEQIQALAIAQIEDLGEALLDFSTKADLEAWLEDCASRLESSSDSPDSE; this is encoded by the coding sequence ATGATTGACCACGATCGTTTATTCAAAGAACTCCTTTCTACCTTCTTTGTGGAGTTCCTCGAACTGTTCTTCCCCGATGTCAGTGAGTATGTAGAGCGTGACTCCTTGGTGCCAATGGACAAGGAACTGTTCACGGATGTCACCTCTGGGGAGAGGTACGAAGCCGATTTGGTGATGAGAGCGCAGTTTAGAGGACAATCTTCTCAGTTTTTGGTTCATGTCGAACACCAGTCCAGCTCCCAAAGCGACTTCAATCGGCGGATGTTTCGCTATTTTGCTCGTCTGCACGAAACTCATGCTTTGCCCGTTTATCCGATTGTTATTTTTTCCCAGGACTCGCCTCGGCGTCCAGAACCGGACTCGTATCGGGTTGAGTTTTCCGATTTTTTGGTGTTGGAATTCCACTATCGAGTGATTCAGCTCAATCGTCTCCAGTGGCAAGATTTTGTTAACCTGCCCAATCCTGTTGCCAGTGCTTTAATGGCAAAAATGCAGATGGAGCCTCAAGAGCGCCCTGTTGTGAAGGTAGAGTGCTTGAGGTTACTGGCTAGCTTGGGATTAAATCCAGCCCAAATACAGCTAATTTCTGGATTCATCGACACTTACTTAAAGTTGAGTCAAACGGAGCAGGTACGGTTTCAAGCTGAACTCGATAGGATCGAACCAGCAAGGCAGGAGGAAGTTATGCAGATAGTCACCAGTTGGATGGAAGAAGGTTTGCAACGGGGAAGACAGGAAGGGCTAGAGGAGGGAAGAAGGCAGGAGGCTTTATCCCTAGTGTTGCGGCAACTTGCGCGTCGAGTTGGTGAAATGGAGCCGGAGTTACAGGAGCAAATTCAGGCGTTAGCGATCGCACAAATCGAGGACTTGGGTGAGGCGTTATTGGATTTTTCGACTAAGGCGGATTTGGAGGCTTGGTTAGAGGATTGCGCTTCAAGATTGGAATCTAGCAGTGATTCTCCTGATTCTGAGTGA
- a CDS encoding VWA domain-containing protein — protein MAISLKKIEQEAPQLIDLAKKADISLQKANLTNHQAKVALCLDISGSMASLYSSGKIQRFAEKILALGCWFDDNGSIDIFLFGANAHKAGEMTLANFKNFIPNVLNQYPLEGGTYYGKVMKMIRSFYFPLGRGESRKSAVASNKPVYVMFVTDGATADNSETEQQVKWSSFEPIFWQFMAIGKSRKDVKGEGLFGWLSKAFASDFTFLEELDNMSNRYVDNADFFSVEDPEIIADQELYDLLMTEYPGWVKLAKTKKLLR, from the coding sequence ATGGCTATTTCGCTGAAAAAGATTGAGCAGGAAGCACCACAACTTATCGACCTTGCAAAGAAAGCAGATATTTCCCTACAAAAAGCGAATTTGACAAATCACCAGGCTAAGGTGGCGCTTTGTCTTGACATTTCTGGTTCGATGGCATCTCTCTATTCATCAGGTAAAATTCAACGGTTTGCCGAAAAAATTTTAGCTTTGGGATGTTGGTTTGATGATAATGGTTCTATTGATATATTTCTATTCGGAGCTAACGCTCATAAAGCAGGTGAAATGACACTTGCTAATTTCAAAAACTTTATTCCGAATGTACTGAATCAGTATCCACTAGAGGGTGGTACTTACTACGGTAAAGTGATGAAGATGATTAGAAGCTTCTATTTTCCGCTGGGAAGAGGAGAAAGTCGGAAGTCAGCTGTCGCATCAAATAAACCTGTCTACGTTATGTTTGTTACTGATGGAGCAACTGCTGACAATTCAGAGACAGAACAACAGGTTAAGTGGTCTTCATTTGAGCCAATTTTCTGGCAATTTATGGCAATTGGGAAGTCCCGTAAAGATGTGAAAGGAGAGGGATTGTTTGGCTGGTTATCTAAAGCATTTGCCAGTGATTTTACATTTCTGGAGGAACTTGACAATATGAGCAATCGCTATGTAGATAATGCCGATTTCTTCAGCGTGGAAGACCCTGAAATTATTGCCGATCAAGAACTTTACGATCTACTGATGACTGAATATCCAGGTTGGGTGAAATTAGCTAAAACGAAAAAATTATTACGATAA
- a CDS encoding uracil-DNA glycosylase family protein — MSDINQLITQVYGEAQRESFPIDEPVYQAAGLDPKMPILYGGNLESPLCFFARDLGKDEVLVQQPLYGAAGRLVRQGIYRTLFHKEPTRSTDLSEVLEHVLLTNTVPYKPPGNKAYSEIVKKRFRPFLEQLLILHWQGSWIITLGNEAFKWFSPYASKGEAAQFFAGSDRYTSSLLITLTAQDEQGKRHERSVTILPLPHPSPLNQKYYAQFPPLLQQRLTSIFS, encoded by the coding sequence ATGTCAGATATCAATCAATTGATTACTCAAGTCTATGGTGAAGCGCAACGCGAATCTTTTCCCATCGATGAACCGGTTTATCAAGCAGCAGGATTAGACCCCAAAATGCCTATTCTCTATGGAGGCAATTTAGAAAGTCCCTTGTGCTTTTTTGCTCGTGATTTAGGAAAAGATGAAGTTCTAGTCCAACAACCCCTCTATGGTGCAGCAGGTCGGCTCGTTCGACAAGGTATCTATCGCACTCTGTTTCACAAAGAGCCAACTCGTAGCACAGACTTATCGGAAGTTCTGGAACACGTTCTGCTTACGAACACGGTTCCATACAAACCACCCGGTAACAAAGCCTATTCGGAAATTGTTAAAAAGCGATTTCGCCCTTTCCTGGAACAATTGCTGATACTGCACTGGCAAGGAAGTTGGATTATTACCTTAGGGAACGAAGCCTTTAAATGGTTTTCACCTTATGCCTCCAAAGGCGAAGCAGCCCAGTTTTTTGCAGGGAGCGATCGCTATACATCCAGTCTTCTCATCACCCTGACCGCCCAAGACGAACAAGGCAAGCGACATGAACGCTCAGTCACGATTTTACCACTCCCTCACCCCTCGCCACTGAACCAAAAATACTATGCCCAATTCCCCCCATTGCTTCAGCAGCGTCTAACCTCCATTTTCTCTTAA
- a CDS encoding peptidase M10A and M12B matrixin and adamalysin: MSLYDRLDLTRPTRKLKIPIWERINLTRPPKLRCRGCRLHIQSQWEYCPSCGQTLSEKDSEIRRCIWVDLAGIDVASENKEAIIGIIIDAFSKVYGAFRSVKVFLTSDPPDPKEWGEEFTHVYIFADDQPVDYLGIASFQAGVVTARAIVRLDQIFHASYSAGLNVNQLSNLIANTITHEIAHTLGLDHSALPTDVMHDGLDHVIHSLMPPSFHPEQINSMNNAIRRSKFKSLPL, encoded by the coding sequence ATGTCTCTGTACGATCGCCTAGACCTAACCAGACCGACTCGCAAGCTCAAAATCCCCATTTGGGAACGTATCAATCTCACTAGACCCCCAAAACTCCGTTGTCGGGGATGTCGTTTGCACATCCAGTCTCAGTGGGAGTATTGTCCTTCCTGTGGACAAACTCTTAGTGAGAAGGATAGCGAGATTCGCCGTTGTATTTGGGTAGATCTGGCAGGCATAGATGTGGCATCTGAAAATAAAGAAGCGATCATTGGCATCATCATCGATGCTTTCTCCAAAGTCTATGGCGCATTTAGAAGTGTAAAGGTATTTTTGACCTCAGATCCCCCCGATCCAAAAGAATGGGGAGAGGAATTTACTCATGTCTATATATTCGCTGACGATCAACCCGTTGACTATCTCGGAATTGCCAGTTTTCAAGCCGGAGTAGTTACAGCTCGTGCTATTGTCCGCCTTGACCAGATATTCCATGCTTCTTACAGCGCGGGTCTTAATGTTAATCAATTGTCTAACTTAATTGCAAATACCATCACTCACGAAATCGCGCATACACTGGGGTTGGATCACTCTGCACTACCCACTGATGTGATGCACGATGGACTGGATCATGTCATCCATAGCTTAATGCCTCCATCGTTTCATCCGGAGCAAATCAACTCGATGAATAATGCTATTCGTCGCTCTAAATTTAAAAGTTTACCCCTCTGA
- the pip gene encoding prolyl aminopeptidase gives MRELYPPIEPYHQATLAVSGLHTIYFEESGNPDGKPVVVLHGGPGGGSIPEYRQYFDPTKWRIVIFDQRGCGKSSPHAELQENTTWDLVNDIEKLRVKLGIEQWVVFGGSWGSTLSLAYSETHPERCKGLILRGIFMLRQKELLWFYQEGTSYIFPDAWEEYVKPIPEEERHDFMGAYYKRLTSPDLETRLEAARAWSVWEASTSKLLQDPGLMQRFGQNNFADAFARIECHYFVNKGFFEPEDQLLKNVDRIRHIPGVIVQGRYDVVCPMISAWELHRAWPEAELIVVPDAGHSMSEPGIRSALIEATDQFASL, from the coding sequence ATGCGAGAACTCTATCCCCCTATTGAACCCTATCATCAGGCAACCCTAGCCGTGTCCGGCCTGCATACGATTTATTTTGAAGAGTCGGGGAATCCTGACGGAAAGCCCGTTGTCGTGTTACACGGGGGGCCAGGGGGTGGGAGTATACCGGAATATCGCCAATACTTCGACCCAACAAAATGGCGCATTGTGATATTTGACCAACGGGGTTGTGGGAAAAGTAGCCCTCATGCGGAACTACAAGAAAACACGACTTGGGATTTGGTCAACGATATCGAAAAACTGCGAGTGAAACTAGGAATTGAGCAGTGGGTGGTGTTTGGGGGGAGTTGGGGCAGTACTCTGTCCTTAGCGTACAGCGAGACTCATCCGGAACGTTGCAAGGGATTGATTCTGCGCGGTATTTTCATGCTCAGGCAGAAAGAACTTCTCTGGTTTTATCAGGAAGGAACGAGTTATATCTTCCCCGATGCTTGGGAGGAATATGTTAAACCGATTCCCGAAGAAGAACGTCACGATTTTATGGGAGCCTACTACAAACGATTGACGAGTCCAGATTTGGAAACACGCTTAGAAGCTGCTCGTGCGTGGTCAGTTTGGGAGGCAAGTACCAGTAAACTATTGCAAGACCCTGGGCTAATGCAACGGTTTGGTCAAAACAATTTTGCCGATGCTTTTGCCCGAATTGAGTGTCATTATTTCGTTAATAAAGGCTTTTTTGAACCAGAAGATCAGCTCTTAAAAAATGTCGATCGCATTCGTCATATTCCAGGTGTGATTGTCCAGGGACGCTACGATGTGGTTTGTCCGATGATATCGGCTTGGGAGCTGCATCGCGCTTGGCCTGAAGCGGAGTTGATTGTGGTTCCGGATGCTGGACATTCCATGTCAGAACCGGGGATTCGTAGTGCTTTAATTGAAGCAACGGATCAGTTTGCTTCTTTGTGA
- a CDS encoding TerD family protein — protein MGINLQKGQRISLSKEAPGLTKLMCGLGWDVSKRGGGGIFGAFSNTQDCDLDASVICLNSNDKWTNQANVVYFGNLSHSSGAITHLGDNLTGAGDGDDEQIIIDLSRLPSDITKLVFTVNIYNCVARKQDFGQVQNAFVRLVNVSNNQELARYNLSGTEYMGMTGMIMAEIYKHNNEWKMAAIGNGISVNGLGELLKSYT, from the coding sequence ATGGGAATTAACCTACAAAAAGGACAGCGCATTTCGCTTTCTAAAGAGGCACCTGGTCTTACAAAGCTCATGTGCGGACTGGGTTGGGATGTCAGCAAACGAGGCGGTGGGGGTATTTTTGGAGCTTTTAGCAATACTCAAGACTGCGATTTAGATGCATCAGTTATTTGCTTGAATAGCAATGACAAATGGACTAACCAAGCTAACGTAGTTTATTTCGGTAATTTGAGCCATTCCTCAGGAGCGATTACTCATCTTGGTGATAATCTCACTGGTGCCGGTGATGGGGATGATGAGCAAATTATTATTGATTTGTCTCGGCTACCATCAGATATTACGAAACTTGTTTTCACAGTGAACATTTACAACTGTGTAGCTCGTAAACAAGACTTTGGACAGGTTCAAAATGCTTTTGTGCGCTTGGTTAATGTCTCTAATAATCAAGAACTCGCTCGATATAACCTATCGGGAACTGAATACATGGGCATGACTGGGATGATTATGGCTGAAATCTACAAGCATAATAATGAGTGGAAAATGGCAGCCATTGGCAACGGCATTAGCGTTAATGGTTTAGGAGAACTTTTGAAATCCTATACTTAA
- a CDS encoding TerD family protein, protein MAVSLAKGQRVSLEKVAPGLSEVFIGLGWDVKSTDTGSDFDLDSSVFMLGANEKLISDSHFIFYNNLTSPDPDKSLQHLGDNLTGVGEGDDEVIKINLKKVPADVQKIVVTVTIHEAQQRNQNFGQVQNAFVRVVNAQTKQEAVRYDLVEDYSIETALIMAELYRKDGEWRLNAVGAGYQGGLQALLDRYS, encoded by the coding sequence ATGGCAGTTTCACTAGCAAAAGGACAACGTGTATCACTTGAAAAAGTGGCACCAGGTCTTTCAGAGGTATTCATTGGTCTTGGATGGGACGTTAAATCTACAGACACAGGTTCCGACTTTGATCTTGATTCGTCCGTATTCATGTTAGGTGCTAATGAAAAACTCATTTCTGACTCTCACTTCATTTTTTACAACAACCTCACTAGCCCTGATCCAGATAAATCGCTTCAGCACCTTGGGGATAACCTCACGGGTGTAGGCGAGGGCGATGATGAGGTGATCAAAATTAACCTCAAAAAAGTACCTGCTGATGTCCAAAAAATCGTTGTTACTGTAACCATCCATGAAGCACAGCAACGTAATCAAAATTTTGGTCAAGTGCAAAATGCGTTCGTGCGTGTCGTCAATGCTCAAACAAAACAGGAAGCTGTTCGCTACGACCTCGTGGAAGACTACTCCATAGAGACAGCACTGATTATGGCTGAACTATACCGTAAAGATGGTGAATGGCGTCTCAATGCCGTTGGTGCAGGTTATCAGGGCGGTTTACAAGCACTACTTGATCGCTACAGCTAA
- a CDS encoding TerD family protein: protein MSINLSKGERINLSKEAPGLKKAGIGLGWDTNQTDTGAGFDLDASVFMLGANGKIPSEKYFVFYNNPESPDSSVKHLGDSRTGEGAGDDETAEIDLSKVDASVQEIVFVVTIHEAEQRKQNFGQVRNSFIRIYDSSTEKQVAKYELEEDFSTETAIEFGKLYKKDGEWRFQAVGQGYKAGLQKFVDQYAS, encoded by the coding sequence ATGTCGATTAACCTAAGCAAAGGTGAGCGGATTAATCTCTCAAAAGAAGCACCTGGTCTTAAAAAGGCCGGAATTGGTTTAGGTTGGGATACTAACCAGACAGATACAGGTGCGGGGTTTGACTTAGATGCGTCTGTATTTATGTTGGGAGCTAATGGAAAAATTCCTAGCGAGAAATACTTCGTATTCTACAACAACCCAGAATCACCCGATAGTTCGGTGAAGCATCTAGGAGATAGCAGAACTGGAGAGGGTGCAGGAGATGATGAGACGGCTGAAATTGATTTGAGTAAAGTAGATGCTTCTGTTCAAGAAATAGTTTTTGTTGTAACTATTCATGAAGCAGAGCAAAGAAAGCAAAACTTTGGTCAAGTCAGAAACTCGTTTATCAGAATTTATGACAGTTCCACAGAAAAACAAGTTGCTAAGTATGAGTTAGAGGAAGATTTTTCAACAGAAACAGCCATTGAGTTTGGAAAACTCTACAAAAAAGATGGAGAGTGGAGATTCCAAGCAGTTGGGCAAGGCTATAAGGCTGGATTGCAGAAATTTGTAGATCAGTATGCTTCTTAG